A single window of Sulfurihydrogenibium subterraneum DSM 15120 DNA harbors:
- the nuoL gene encoding NADH-quinone oxidoreductase subunit L, translating into MEYLWIIPFSPLIAFIIIGLFGYKFLREPLAGIVAVIGVAISAIASIKGFIDVASTGNYYDLKLFNWMPIGDYNISVSILWDPLSALMTCVVTCVSTFIFIFATGYMKGDESYPRFFAYLSLFVFMMLMLTLSDNLVQLFFGWEGVGLASYLLIGFWHYKKSAANAAMEAFVVNRVGDWLFLLGILLAFITFGTLDYLQIFQKLAGVDYIIITAIALLLFGGAVGKSAQIPLHIWLPNAMEGPTPVSALIHAATMVAAGVYMVARLMPVFASSEIALDTVLFIGTMSAFLAATMGLVQNDIKRIIAYSTLSQLGYMFAAEGLGLFGEGMFHLTSHAVFKALLFLGSGSVLIALHHLLDVQKMGQIGRAMPITMGTFLIGSLALAGIPPFVGFFSKDPIIEGAYEINTFAFTFLWIGAFMTAFYIFRLFFLTFFDGDRLDPHIREHVHESPPNMTIPLIVLATSTVVLGFFREFFINFLKPSLDPSHMKFLPEEVKVLVSEGLARSHHVHVEPNAFEFMGHSLTSLLGWVLLLTAICGILLAYIMYQIRKIDPVKTGEIFQPIYKLFYNRWFFDHIYYAIFVYGYYKLSKVLWFIGDRVIIDGIVDGSGKGSLFAGEIFRKTQMGRISGYVLQMVIGIVIFLSLFLFLK; encoded by the coding sequence ATGGAGTACTTGTGGATAATACCTTTTTCACCACTGATTGCCTTTATCATTATAGGTTTATTTGGCTACAAATTTTTAAGAGAGCCGTTAGCAGGTATAGTTGCAGTTATAGGTGTAGCAATTTCAGCCATAGCATCTATTAAAGGTTTTATTGATGTAGCATCAACAGGGAATTACTACGATTTAAAGCTCTTTAATTGGATGCCTATAGGAGATTATAACATCTCTGTAAGCATCTTATGGGATCCGTTATCTGCTTTAATGACCTGTGTTGTTACTTGTGTATCAACATTTATCTTTATATTTGCAACTGGATACATGAAAGGTGATGAGTCTTATCCAAGGTTCTTTGCATACCTTTCTCTTTTCGTTTTTATGATGCTTATGCTTACACTGTCTGATAACCTTGTTCAACTGTTTTTCGGATGGGAAGGAGTTGGTTTAGCTTCATATTTACTTATCGGTTTTTGGCACTATAAAAAGTCAGCAGCAAACGCTGCAATGGAAGCTTTCGTAGTTAACAGGGTTGGAGATTGGTTGTTTTTACTAGGTATATTACTTGCCTTTATTACATTCGGAACATTAGACTATCTCCAAATATTCCAAAAGTTAGCTGGTGTTGATTACATAATTATAACAGCTATAGCTTTACTATTATTTGGTGGTGCAGTTGGTAAATCTGCTCAAATACCTCTACATATATGGCTTCCTAATGCGATGGAAGGTCCTACACCAGTTTCTGCATTAATTCACGCCGCTACAATGGTTGCAGCTGGTGTGTACATGGTTGCAAGATTAATGCCTGTTTTTGCAAGCTCAGAAATAGCTCTTGATACAGTACTATTTATAGGAACTATGTCAGCTTTCTTAGCTGCTACAATGGGTCTTGTTCAAAACGATATAAAGAGAATTATTGCTTATTCTACATTATCGCAACTTGGATACATGTTTGCAGCTGAAGGATTAGGGCTTTTTGGGGAAGGAATGTTCCATCTTACTTCCCACGCTGTATTTAAAGCATTACTATTCTTAGGCTCTGGTAGTGTTTTAATAGCTCTTCACCACCTTTTAGACGTTCAAAAGATGGGTCAGATTGGAAGAGCTATGCCCATAACTATGGGAACGTTTTTAATTGGTTCTTTAGCTTTGGCAGGTATTCCACCGTTTGTAGGATTCTTCAGTAAAGACCCTATTATAGAAGGAGCTTATGAGATAAACACTTTTGCTTTTACCTTTTTATGGATCGGTGCATTTATGACAGCATTTTATATCTTTAGATTGTTCTTCCTAACATTCTTTGATGGAGACAGGTTAGACCCTCACATTAGAGAGCATGTTCACGAGTCTCCACCTAACATGACTATACCTTTAATTGTATTAGCAACCTCTACGGTAGTATTAGGATTCTTTAGAGAGTTTTTCATAAACTTCTTAAAGCCTTCTTTAGACCCAAGCCATATGAAGTTTTTACCTGAAGAAGTAAAAGTATTAGTAAGTGAAGGTTTAGCAAGATCTCACCATGTTCACGTAGAACCTAATGCGTTTGAATTTATGGGGCATTCTTTAACCTCTCTTTTAGGCTGGGTTTTATTACTAACAGCAATATGTGGGATATTACTTGCTTACATAATGTATCAAATAAGAAAAATTGATCCTGTTAAAACCGGAGAAATCTTCCAACCAATATATAAACTTTTCTATAATAGATGGTTCTTTGACCACATCTATTATGCAATATTTGTTTATGGTTATTACAAACTTTCTAAAGTCTTATGGTTTATTGGTGATAGGGTAATCATTGACGGGATAGTTGATGGTTCAGGTAAAGGCTCATTGTTTGCAGGGGAGATATTTAGAAAAACACAGATGGGAAGGATAAGTGGATATGTTTTACAGATGGTTATTGGTATAGTTATATTCTTATCTTTATTCTTGTTTTTAAAGTAG
- the nuoK gene encoding NADH-quinone oxidoreductase subunit NuoK: MVPYEYYVALSGFLMVLGFIGVIVRKNIIAMLISTELMLNAVNIAFVAFDMKLHDVVGQVFVFFILTIAAAEAAIGLGLIMAIYRMKKDVDVEKLTELKG; encoded by the coding sequence ATGGTTCCTTACGAGTACTACGTAGCTTTAAGTGGTTTCCTTATGGTTTTAGGTTTTATCGGCGTTATAGTTAGAAAAAACATAATAGCTATGCTTATATCTACAGAGCTGATGTTAAACGCTGTAAACATAGCTTTTGTAGCCTTTGATATGAAACTCCATGATGTTGTCGGACAAGTTTTTGTATTCTTTATTCTTACTATCGCAGCAGCAGAGGCTGCTATAGGACTTGGTCTCATAATGGCTATATACAGAATGAAAAAAGACGTAGATGTAGAAAAATTAACAGAATTAAAGGGGTAA
- a CDS encoding NADH-quinone oxidoreductase subunit J encodes MELSVVAFWVLSAIAVLSAIGVVFFKNIVYSVLSLISTLIAISGLFFNLGAELIGALQILIYAVAIVVFYVLVISTVPQYKGEAVDPKYALLSAPFGFILFLELAYVSVYGLWASNTGIFSPDIFNQISNAKAVATLLFTKYLFPFEVASLILLVAMIGAILLGRKEIVEEGGA; translated from the coding sequence ATGGAGTTAAGCGTAGTAGCATTTTGGGTTTTGTCTGCTATAGCAGTTTTATCTGCTATAGGTGTTGTGTTTTTTAAAAACATTGTTTACTCGGTGTTATCTTTAATATCAACACTGATAGCTATCTCCGGTCTTTTCTTTAATTTAGGTGCAGAGCTTATAGGTGCTTTACAGATACTAATCTACGCTGTGGCTATAGTCGTATTTTATGTCTTAGTTATTTCAACAGTTCCTCAGTATAAAGGTGAGGCAGTAGACCCTAAATATGCATTACTATCAGCTCCGTTTGGGTTTATACTCTTTTTAGAACTTGCTTACGTATCTGTTTATGGTCTTTGGGCTTCCAATACTGGTATATTTTCACCAGATATATTTAACCAAATATCAAATGCTAAAGCAGTCGCAACGCTACTTTTTACAAAGTATCTATTCCCGTTTGAAGTAGCTTCTTTAATACTTCTTGTAGCTATGATAGGGGCAATTTTACTTGGTAGAAAAGAAATAGTAGAAGAAGGAGGAGCGTGA
- a CDS encoding NuoI/complex I 23 kDa subunit family protein has translation MVKFKYVERPNLSFIERIFFLDFIKGLRVTFKNMIKKTITTKYPYEKITPPKRFRGTHAHRIKDGNEPPSFSVLEKFMDINTGESRCVACYMCQQACPMPSLFRIEAVQLPNGKKKVVRFDMNLLNCLYCGLCVDACPVDCLIMTDIYETAKYQRENCVIHMDDMSERGREFDSRRLKEPDRIWIEDQERIKLWGQIKWS, from the coding sequence ATGGTAAAGTTCAAGTACGTAGAAAGACCAAATCTTAGCTTTATAGAAAGGATATTTTTCTTAGACTTTATAAAAGGGTTAAGAGTAACTTTTAAAAACATGATAAAAAAAACCATTACAACAAAGTATCCGTATGAAAAGATAACACCACCTAAAAGATTTAGAGGTACCCACGCCCATAGGATTAAAGATGGAAATGAACCTCCATCTTTCAGCGTTTTAGAAAAGTTTATGGATATAAATACAGGTGAAAGCAGATGTGTTGCCTGTTATATGTGTCAACAGGCATGCCCTATGCCTTCTTTATTTAGAATAGAAGCAGTGCAACTTCCTAATGGAAAAAAGAAAGTTGTAAGGTTTGATATGAATCTGCTAAACTGTTTATACTGTGGTCTTTGCGTTGATGCTTGCCCTGTTGACTGTCTTATAATGACGGATATATACGAAACTGCTAAATATCAAAGAGAGAATTGTGTTATTCACATGGACGATATGAGCGAGAGAGGAAGAGAGTTTGATTCAAGAAGGTTAAAAGAACCAGATAGAATATGGATAGAGGACCAAGAAAGAATTAAGTTATGGGGGCAGATAAAATGGAGTTAA
- the nuoH gene encoding NADH-quinone oxidoreductase subunit NuoH translates to MEMLATVVGVVIKSLVFIVGMFLAAAYLTLIERKFAGHVQQRPGPLHVGFHGLLQPIADALKVLTKEDLVPNNVDKVLFYLASLLAFVPAIMILSVIPFGEPFTIFGIEIKPYITDLNIGLILALAFSSISIYGVIFAGWASNSKYPMIGGLRKAAVLIGYEVALGFAMVGPIMMAGSFSLREIVYAQEGFFGAFIWYQPLAFIVILFAILAETGRTPFDVQEAEAELVSGYNTEYSGMKFGLFPLAEWYIGTFVLSAIAVILFFGGWKGPEIFGPLSPFIWFFLKVFMMFMFFLWVHWTLPRYRVDQITEIAWKVMLPLSLLNIFITAIIIMIKG, encoded by the coding sequence ATGGAGATGTTGGCCACTGTAGTAGGAGTAGTTATAAAATCTCTTGTATTCATTGTTGGAATGTTCTTAGCAGCAGCTTACCTAACTCTTATAGAAAGAAAGTTTGCGGGACACGTTCAGCAAAGACCTGGACCTTTACATGTTGGTTTTCACGGATTGCTTCAACCTATAGCTGACGCATTAAAGGTTTTAACAAAAGAAGATTTAGTTCCAAATAATGTAGATAAGGTTTTATTTTACCTTGCTTCTTTACTTGCCTTTGTTCCTGCTATTATGATCCTTTCAGTAATACCTTTTGGAGAGCCTTTTACAATCTTCGGAATAGAGATAAAGCCTTACATTACAGATTTAAATATAGGTTTAATATTAGCCCTTGCCTTTAGTAGCATAAGTATTTACGGTGTTATCTTTGCAGGATGGGCTTCCAATAGTAAATATCCAATGATAGGTGGACTTAGAAAAGCAGCTGTATTGATAGGTTATGAAGTTGCTTTAGGTTTTGCAATGGTAGGACCTATAATGATGGCAGGGTCATTTTCTCTAAGAGAGATTGTTTACGCTCAAGAAGGATTTTTCGGTGCTTTTATATGGTATCAACCTTTAGCTTTTATAGTGATTTTATTTGCTATACTTGCAGAAACAGGAAGAACTCCTTTTGACGTACAAGAAGCTGAAGCTGAGCTTGTATCTGGATACAACACTGAATATTCAGGAATGAAGTTTGGTTTATTCCCACTTGCTGAGTGGTACATTGGAACTTTTGTTTTAAGTGCTATCGCTGTAATTCTTTTCTTTGGCGGATGGAAAGGACCTGAAATTTTTGGACCTTTATCACCATTTATATGGTTTTTCTTAAAAGTATTTATGATGTTTATGTTCTTCTTATGGGTTCACTGGACGCTTCCAAGGTACAGAGTAGACCAGATAACAGAGATAGCTTGGAAAGTAATGCTTCCACTATCTTTACTAAACATATTTATCACAGCCATTATAATAATGATTAAAGGTTAA
- the thiD gene encoding bifunctional hydroxymethylpyrimidine kinase/phosphomethylpyrimidine kinase — translation MIAKALTIAGSDSGGGAGIQADLKTFTALGVYGMTAITAITVQNTVGVFGVHPIPPDIVYNQIKVVAEDIGVDALKTGMLFSEEIIQAVSQAIKDFKLNNLVVDPVMIAKSGDPLLKESSRKTLLEKLLPLALVITPNIPEAEDICKFEIKNVEDMEKACKVIHSLGSKYVVLKGGHLEGDAKIDVIYNGRNFEYLKAKSILTKNTHGTGCTFSAAITAFLAKGENPIDAIKKAREYIQGAIENSLSIGKGHGPLNHTWNLPVSFSNNRVNTSK, via the coding sequence ATGATAGCAAAAGCTTTAACCATAGCAGGTTCTGATAGTGGAGGCGGTGCAGGTATACAAGCAGATTTAAAAACGTTTACAGCACTTGGTGTTTATGGAATGACTGCAATAACAGCGATCACAGTTCAAAATACTGTAGGAGTCTTTGGTGTTCATCCTATTCCTCCAGATATAGTCTATAATCAAATAAAAGTGGTAGCAGAAGATATAGGGGTAGATGCGTTAAAAACAGGTATGCTATTTTCTGAAGAGATAATACAAGCTGTTTCTCAAGCTATAAAAGACTTTAAATTAAATAATTTAGTAGTAGACCCTGTAATGATAGCAAAGTCAGGAGACCCATTGCTTAAAGAATCATCAAGAAAAACACTTTTAGAAAAATTATTGCCTTTAGCTTTAGTAATAACACCCAACATTCCAGAAGCTGAGGATATATGTAAGTTTGAGATAAAAAATGTAGAAGATATGGAGAAAGCTTGTAAGGTTATACACTCTTTAGGCTCTAAATATGTCGTTTTAAAAGGTGGTCATCTTGAAGGGGATGCAAAGATAGACGTTATTTACAATGGTAGAAATTTTGAATACCTTAAAGCTAAATCTATTCTAACAAAAAACACTCACGGAACAGGATGTACGTTCTCAGCTGCAATTACGGCATTTTTAGCTAAAGGGGAAAATCCAATAGATGCTATAAAAAAAGCAAGAGAGTATATACAAGGTGCAATAGAAAACAGTTTATCTATAGGAAAAGGACACGGTCCTTTAAACCATACATGGAATCTACCTGTCAGTTTCTCCAACAACAGGGTCAATACTTCCAAGTAG
- the nuoD gene encoding NADH dehydrogenase (quinone) subunit D, whose product MIWINPQKVDNLKSTFPSIKIFKDENSVSVEIEKERLIDLLKFLKEEPEYSFKMFIDFTVVDYPFHKPRFQGVYILYSPDYNERIIIKTWTDESLPSLIPLWKGAKWAEREAYDMFGIKFEGHENLVRMFLWETYPYYPLRKDFPKEGIKDTYLPSLNERGNIPSHDYDPYHTAIPTLEDLEITERKRINKKNQIVLNWGPLHPGTHGTIWFLFDLEGETIRECDIILGQLHRGIEKLAEDLTYTQIIPYTDRMDYISALCSNIAYVNAVEKLLKVDPTEKAKWIRTMMAELQRINSHLLWLGTTALDLGALTMFLYTFREREKIMDIIEGIAGIRLNSSFLRIGGVRYDLPEGALDVIKHFISDFPARIKDYENLLTKNRIWIKRNKDIGVVTKEDVYQYGLTGIMARSAGVPYDIRYIQPTDAYSEVDFEIPLGTVGDAYDRYLLRMEEMKQSVNIIRQCVEKLEKMKDDKHLATENPYVLPTLQETYYSIEAMVKDFNLRIYGEKAPEGEIYLSGENPRGELGFYIVSKGEGRPYRLRIRSGAFYNLQIFPQLIKGRTVADAVALLGSIDPVVGETDR is encoded by the coding sequence TTGATTTGGATAAATCCTCAAAAGGTAGACAATTTAAAGTCTACCTTTCCTTCCATAAAAATTTTTAAAGATGAAAATTCAGTATCAGTAGAGATAGAAAAGGAAAGATTAATAGATTTATTAAAGTTTCTAAAAGAAGAACCAGAATATTCTTTTAAAATGTTTATAGACTTTACAGTTGTAGACTATCCATTTCATAAACCAAGATTTCAAGGAGTTTATATACTATACTCTCCTGATTACAATGAAAGAATAATAATAAAAACTTGGACAGATGAATCCCTACCTTCTTTAATACCTCTGTGGAAGGGAGCAAAGTGGGCTGAAAGAGAAGCCTACGATATGTTTGGAATAAAATTTGAAGGACACGAAAATCTTGTTAGAATGTTTCTATGGGAAACATACCCTTACTATCCATTGAGAAAAGACTTTCCAAAAGAAGGTATAAAAGACACATATCTTCCATCTTTAAATGAAAGGGGAAATATTCCAAGCCACGATTACGACCCTTACCATACAGCTATACCCACCTTAGAAGACTTGGAAATTACAGAAAGAAAGAGAATAAACAAAAAAAATCAAATAGTACTAAACTGGGGACCACTACACCCAGGAACCCACGGAACAATATGGTTTTTGTTTGACCTTGAAGGTGAAACGATAAGAGAGTGTGATATTATTTTGGGACAGCTCCACAGAGGAATAGAAAAGTTAGCAGAAGACCTTACCTACACCCAGATTATTCCTTACACAGACAGAATGGATTATATCTCAGCTCTCTGCTCAAACATAGCATATGTAAATGCAGTAGAGAAACTTCTAAAAGTAGATCCTACAGAAAAAGCAAAATGGATTAGAACTATGATGGCTGAACTTCAAAGAATAAACAGCCATCTTTTATGGCTTGGTACAACTGCCTTAGACCTTGGTGCTTTGACGATGTTCCTATACACATTTAGAGAAAGAGAAAAAATCATGGACATTATTGAAGGCATAGCTGGAATAAGGCTAAACTCTTCTTTTCTTAGAATAGGTGGTGTTAGATACGACCTTCCAGAAGGTGCATTAGATGTTATAAAACACTTTATAAGCGACTTTCCTGCAAGGATAAAAGATTACGAAAACCTTTTAACGAAAAACAGAATTTGGATAAAGAGAAATAAAGATATAGGAGTTGTCACAAAAGAAGATGTTTACCAGTATGGACTTACAGGCATTATGGCAAGGAGTGCAGGGGTTCCTTATGATATAAGGTACATTCAGCCAACAGATGCATACTCAGAAGTAGATTTTGAAATTCCTCTTGGAACAGTAGGAGATGCCTACGATAGATATCTACTGAGAATGGAAGAGATGAAACAAAGCGTAAACATTATCCGACAATGTGTTGAAAAATTAGAAAAAATGAAAGATGATAAACATCTTGCAACAGAAAATCCTTATGTACTTCCTACACTGCAAGAGACATATTACTCAATAGAAGCTATGGTAAAAGATTTTAATCTTCGTATATACGGAGAAAAAGCTCCAGAAGGGGAGATATATCTGTCAGGAGAAAATCCAAGAGGAGAACTTGGATTTTATATAGTAAGTAAAGGAGAAGGAAGACCTTACAGACTGAGAATAAGGTCAGGAGCTTTCTACAACCTTCAAATATTCCCTCAACTTATTAAAGGGAGAACGGTAGCAGACGCTGTTGCTCTACTTGGAAGTATTGACCCTGTTGTTGGAGAAACTGACAGGTAG
- a CDS encoding NuoB/complex I 20 kDa subunit family protein gives MAVNSNSGIILTTVEEVLSWGRRNSLWPVSIGLACCAIEMMHTAASRFDTDRLGIIFRGSPRQADVLIVAGTVVNKVAPMLKLIYEQMPDPKWVISMGGCSSAGGPFPTYSTLQGVDRIIPVDVYVPGCPPTPQALLWGIMELQKKIKARQEGKELKEIPIKIPTASKPVIK, from the coding sequence ATGGCAGTAAATAGTAATAGCGGAATAATTTTAACTACAGTAGAAGAAGTTTTAAGCTGGGGAAGAAGAAACTCTTTATGGCCTGTATCCATAGGTCTTGCTTGTTGTGCAATTGAGATGATGCATACAGCTGCATCAAGATTTGATACAGACAGGCTTGGTATCATATTTAGAGGTTCTCCAAGACAGGCAGACGTCTTAATCGTTGCTGGAACTGTTGTAAATAAAGTTGCACCAATGCTTAAACTTATATATGAGCAGATGCCAGACCCTAAATGGGTTATATCAATGGGTGGTTGTTCATCTGCAGGAGGTCCGTTCCCTACTTATTCAACCCTTCAAGGAGTTGATAGAATAATTCCTGTTGATGTTTACGTTCCAGGATGTCCTCCAACGCCACAGGCTCTACTCTGGGGAATTATGGAACTTCAGAAAAAAATAAAAGCAAGACAAGAAGGGAAAGAATTAAAAGAAATTCCTATTAAAATTCCTACAGCATCTAAACCTGTTATTAAGTAG
- a CDS encoding NADH-quinone oxidoreductase subunit A — protein sequence MTTGYFGLVVFFVLAVVIGAALLILNRLLAPKTPEPYEGYPYECGVPLYDKTTWTTIDQKYYLLGLLLVLFDLESAFVFPWAVIFKEVAQVASGFIFTEMFLFLAILILGYIYAWKKGALRWQ from the coding sequence ATGACGACAGGATACTTTGGGCTTGTAGTATTTTTTGTTTTAGCTGTTGTTATAGGTGCTGCATTACTTATTTTAAACAGACTTTTAGCTCCAAAAACTCCTGAACCTTACGAAGGATACCCTTACGAATGTGGAGTTCCACTTTACGACAAAACTACGTGGACTACTATAGACCAAAAATATTATCTATTAGGTTTACTACTTGTTCTTTTTGACTTAGAGTCTGCTTTTGTATTTCCTTGGGCTGTAATATTTAAGGAAGTGGCTCAAGTAGCATCTGGGTTTATTTTTACAGAAATGTTTTTATTCTTGGCAATACTTATTTTAGGATACATATATGCTTGGAAAAAAGGAGCGTTAAGATGGCAGTAA
- a CDS encoding bacteriohemerythrin, with the protein MLVSPQEISKVAVDKMNEVHSVEIDILNKLYNKILEFEDDNSRFEEVVKLFDEFLNDVIQHFSFEQSLMEKYNFFAYPMHRGEHDRVLFELKSLEKMLKEKNDVKTLKEYLIYNFKPWLINHVQTMDTVTAMYLSNFL; encoded by the coding sequence ATGTTAGTATCTCCTCAAGAAATATCTAAAGTTGCTGTTGATAAGATGAATGAGGTTCATTCTGTAGAAATAGATATATTAAATAAACTTTACAACAAAATTTTAGAATTTGAAGATGACAACTCAAGGTTTGAAGAGGTTGTTAAGCTTTTTGATGAATTTTTAAATGATGTAATACAGCACTTTTCTTTTGAACAATCCTTAATGGAAAAATATAACTTCTTTGCATATCCTATGCATAGAGGTGAACACGACAGAGTATTATTTGAATTAAAAAGTTTAGAAAAGATGTTAAAAGAGAAAAACGACGTTAAAACATTAAAAGAGTATCTTATTTATAACTTTAAACCTTGGCTTATAAATCACGTACAGACAATGGATACGGTTACCGCAATGTATCTTTCCAACTTTTTGTGA
- a CDS encoding TolC family protein, producing MKKYIITILGFLSFSYGQTLEEILNKSFQNELIKSKEYEVKVLEGELVKAKSFQNPEVYAEFGRLISKGNSSATLTEFSISQPLLLYGLRNYRTGEVKALIESYRYNFDLFVYSYKSDIYRLFYESLYKKEVMKISKQELDFSESIYNFVKKTYQLGEVSKVDLYRSEKEYTLAKINYEKAQAEYRESLKKLSSFVGFEVSNVEGDFYSYKDIKELNFEENPEIKSYKKYLQVISNQESYFRALSKPQISVGFITKEATKNSYEAGFFVSATLPTFYRYTGELMSLKNRKIQYENLITYTLNTLKLKYETVYKTHENLKSQLLKINTDLIPTAENQLQLAEKSYKLRVITLFELTSIKNDFFQSLKYRLEVLDSIHKNYAEYVKIGGEI from the coding sequence GTGAAAAAGTATATTATTACAATTTTAGGGTTTTTATCTTTTAGTTATGGACAGACTTTGGAAGAGATTTTAAATAAATCCTTTCAAAATGAACTTATAAAGAGTAAAGAGTATGAAGTAAAAGTTTTAGAAGGTGAGCTAGTAAAGGCAAAAAGTTTTCAAAATCCTGAAGTATATGCTGAGTTTGGAAGATTGATATCAAAAGGAAACTCTTCAGCCACACTTACAGAGTTTTCTATTTCCCAACCTCTACTACTTTATGGATTAAGAAATTACCGAACAGGAGAAGTTAAAGCTTTAATAGAATCTTACAGATACAATTTTGATTTATTTGTATACAGCTATAAAAGTGATATATACAGACTTTTCTATGAGAGTTTATATAAAAAAGAGGTTATGAAAATATCAAAACAGGAGCTGGATTTTTCAGAGAGTATATACAATTTTGTAAAGAAAACTTACCAGTTAGGTGAGGTATCAAAAGTAGACTTATATAGGTCGGAAAAAGAGTACACCTTAGCAAAGATAAATTATGAAAAAGCACAGGCAGAGTATAGAGAGTCTTTGAAAAAGCTTTCATCTTTTGTAGGATTTGAAGTTTCAAATGTGGAAGGAGATTTTTACAGCTATAAAGATATAAAAGAGCTGAATTTTGAAGAAAATCCAGAAATAAAGTCTTATAAAAAATATCTTCAAGTAATTTCAAATCAAGAAAGCTATTTTCGAGCTTTATCTAAACCTCAGATATCTGTTGGATTTATAACAAAGGAAGCTACAAAAAATAGTTATGAAGCTGGATTTTTTGTATCAGCTACACTGCCAACCTTCTATAGATATACAGGTGAGTTAATGTCATTAAAAAATAGAAAAATACAGTATGAAAATCTTATAACTTACACGCTGAACACTTTAAAACTCAAGTATGAGACAGTCTATAAAACCCACGAAAACTTAAAATCTCAGTTATTAAAGATAAATACTGATTTAATACCTACTGCAGAAAATCAGCTCCAGCTTGCAGAGAAAAGTTATAAATTGAGGGTTATAACCCTGTTTGAACTTACAAGTATAAAAAATGATTTCTTTCAATCTTTAAAGTACAGGTTAGAAGTTTTAGACTCTATACACAAAAATTATGCAGAATACGTCAAAATCGGAGGAGAGATATGA
- a CDS encoding efflux RND transporter periplasmic adaptor subunit yields MRKVFILVLFLFSLSYAKYVKLNPEIEKNFDIKTVKVKKEKFTDKDEYPAVVIENPSKTVIVSSPVEGVLEALFIKKGDFVRKGQVIAQVISPEINQIIAQIETAKVKVQTAKNILDREELLYKEEVIPYSRYFSAKVEYENAVATLKSLERVLSSYGIVKNGKLMLTSKVSGVVLEISAFVGSPVGVDKEIGKIADLSEVLVVAQIPPEEVKKIKVGDKVAIVGLDNVELEGKVILIDYQLNPQTRRNEIRISVKNKNFILKPNMFVNVRLFKATEEGFIIPKSAVIASSYKNFVIVKTDKGYTLKEVVINKVFTDNVIIVQGLKEGEEVVVSGVNLLKKELLEESK; encoded by the coding sequence ATGAGAAAAGTATTTATTTTAGTATTATTCCTATTTTCACTTTCCTACGCAAAATATGTAAAGTTAAACCCAGAAATAGAAAAAAACTTTGATATAAAAACAGTAAAGGTAAAAAAGGAAAAGTTTACAGATAAAGATGAATATCCAGCAGTAGTTATAGAAAACCCATCAAAAACTGTGATTGTGTCTTCTCCTGTAGAAGGAGTTTTAGAAGCTCTATTTATTAAAAAAGGAGATTTTGTCAGAAAAGGACAAGTTATAGCACAAGTAATCTCTCCAGAGATAAATCAAATAATAGCACAGATAGAAACAGCTAAAGTAAAAGTCCAAACAGCTAAAAACATATTAGACAGAGAAGAACTTTTATATAAAGAGGAGGTTATCCCTTATTCAAGATATTTTTCTGCAAAGGTAGAGTATGAAAATGCAGTTGCAACTTTAAAATCCCTTGAAAGAGTTTTGTCTTCCTATGGTATTGTAAAAAACGGTAAACTTATGCTTACGTCTAAAGTTTCAGGAGTTGTTTTAGAAATATCTGCTTTTGTAGGCTCTCCTGTTGGTGTAGATAAGGAAATAGGTAAAATCGCAGATTTGAGCGAAGTTTTAGTAGTTGCTCAGATACCTCCTGAGGAAGTTAAAAAAATTAAAGTGGGAGATAAAGTAGCTATTGTAGGATTGGATAATGTTGAGTTAGAAGGTAAAGTAATTTTGATAGACTACCAGCTTAATCCTCAAACAAGAAGAAATGAGATTAGGATATCTGTAAAAAACAAAAACTTTATTTTAAAACCTAATATGTTTGTAAATGTAAGACTTTTTAAAGCCACAGAAGAAGGTTTTATAATTCCTAAATCTGCGGTTATAGCTTCATCTTACAAAAATTTTGTAATCGTAAAAACGGATAAAGGATATACCCTGAAGGAAGTTGTTATAAACAAAGTTTTTACTGATAACGTTATCATTGTTCAAGGTTTAAAAGAGGGAGAGGAGGTTGTTGTAAGTGGTGTAAACCTTCTGAAAAAAGAGTTGTTGGAGGAAAGTAAATGA